In the Pseudolabrys taiwanensis genome, one interval contains:
- the fliR gene encoding flagellar biosynthesis protein FliR encodes MTAGLSTAVLATFLVFCRVGTCLMVAPGYSRANIPVQVRLFLAVAVTLMLFPLLDGTVRPLVEDAAPAAVIRLIWSELMIGLLIGFTARVFFLALQTMATLIANAIGLSGVGGTVDDNEQAPALVPLITITATVLFFLTDQHWELLRGLIGSYRIWLPSVGITGETGFVQLVENLSQAFTLAFRIASPFVIYAAIVNLAIGLANKLTPTIPIYFISIPFVLFGGLLLVYLTSRELVLQFMLGFSSWLAG; translated from the coding sequence TTGACGGCAGGTCTTTCCACCGCTGTCCTCGCGACCTTCCTCGTATTCTGCCGCGTCGGCACGTGTCTGATGGTCGCGCCCGGCTATTCGCGCGCGAACATCCCGGTGCAGGTCCGGCTGTTTCTCGCTGTGGCCGTGACGCTGATGCTGTTTCCCCTGCTCGACGGCACGGTGCGGCCGTTGGTCGAAGATGCGGCGCCGGCGGCGGTCATTCGCCTCATCTGGTCGGAGCTGATGATCGGTCTGCTGATTGGCTTCACGGCGCGTGTTTTCTTTCTGGCGCTGCAGACCATGGCGACGTTGATCGCCAATGCGATCGGCCTTTCCGGCGTCGGCGGCACGGTCGACGACAACGAACAGGCGCCGGCCCTTGTGCCGCTGATCACGATCACGGCGACGGTCCTGTTTTTCCTGACCGATCAGCATTGGGAATTACTGCGCGGCTTGATCGGCTCCTATCGGATCTGGCTGCCGTCCGTCGGCATCACCGGAGAAACCGGCTTCGTCCAACTCGTCGAGAACCTGTCGCAGGCATTCACGCTGGCGTTCCGTATCGCGAGCCCCTTCGTCATCTACGCGGCCATCGTCAATTTGGCGATCGGCCTCGCCAACAAGCTCACGCCGACGATCCCCATCTACTTCATCTCCATCCCCTTCGTTCTTTTCGGCGGCCTTCTGCTGGTCTACCTCACCAGCCGCGAACTGGTACTCCAGTTCATGCTCGGCTTCTCCTCATGGCTCGCGGGCTGA
- a CDS encoding flagellar hook protein FlgE, protein MGLYGVMRTGVSGMSAQSNKLSTVADNIANVNTTGYKRASTEFSSLILRSGSGSYNSGGVDTQVRYAITDAGPLQYTTSATDLAVQGNGFFIVSSPQGTPYLTRAGSFVPDGEGNLVNAAGYYLMGYNLANGAPSVVANGVAGLEVVNIAQTALQGNPSTLATLVNANLDSNAPISAGPPNFTSKTSLITYDNIGNKVTLDIYMYKTAANTWDIEVYNNADSTAGGFPYSSAPLANDTFTFDVSATGKGALDAASPTSLAMTIPGGSAFTLDLSVMTQVATDFEFKANVDGNAPSSIDSVEVSSDGTMYAIYGDGTRKATYRIPLATVASPDNLSPEVGNVYSVSTNSGNMQVDFAGSSGLGTVKSEALEQSNVDLANELTSMIESQRGYTANSKVFQTGADLLDVLVNLKR, encoded by the coding sequence ATGGGTCTGTACGGGGTTATGCGCACTGGCGTCTCCGGCATGTCGGCACAATCGAACAAGCTGTCGACGGTCGCCGACAACATCGCCAACGTGAACACCACGGGCTACAAGCGCGCCTCGACCGAGTTCTCATCGCTCATTCTCAGAAGCGGATCGGGTAGCTACAACTCCGGCGGCGTCGACACTCAGGTCCGCTACGCCATCACGGACGCTGGGCCTCTGCAGTACACGACATCGGCCACCGACCTCGCGGTGCAGGGAAACGGCTTCTTCATCGTCAGCAGCCCGCAGGGCACGCCATATCTCACGCGCGCCGGCTCCTTCGTGCCGGACGGTGAGGGCAACCTGGTCAACGCCGCCGGATACTACCTGATGGGATACAATCTTGCGAATGGCGCCCCCAGCGTCGTCGCAAACGGCGTGGCGGGTCTCGAAGTCGTCAACATCGCGCAGACGGCGCTGCAAGGTAACCCCTCGACCCTGGCGACCCTCGTCAACGCCAATCTCGATTCCAACGCGCCCATCTCAGCCGGCCCGCCGAACTTCACCTCGAAGACGTCGCTCATCACCTACGACAACATCGGCAACAAGGTGACGCTCGACATCTACATGTACAAGACGGCCGCCAATACCTGGGACATCGAAGTTTACAACAACGCCGATTCGACCGCCGGCGGCTTTCCGTATTCGAGCGCGCCGCTCGCCAACGACACATTCACGTTCGACGTGAGCGCGACCGGAAAGGGCGCGCTCGACGCGGCGAGCCCGACGTCGCTGGCCATGACCATTCCAGGCGGTTCGGCCTTCACCCTCGATCTGTCGGTCATGACGCAGGTCGCCACCGACTTCGAGTTCAAGGCCAATGTCGATGGCAACGCGCCGTCGTCCATCGACAGCGTCGAGGTCAGCTCAGACGGTACGATGTACGCGATCTACGGCGACGGCACGCGCAAGGCGACCTACCGCATTCCGCTGGCCACGGTGGCCAGCCCTGACAATCTCTCGCCGGAAGTCGGCAACGTTTATTCGGTCAGTACGAACTCCGGCAACATGCAGGTCGACTTCGCCGGCAGCAGCGGCCTCGGCACCGTCAAGTCCGAGGCGCTCGAACAGTCCAACGTCGACCTCGCAAACGAACTGACGTCGATGATCGAATCGCAGCGCGGCTACACCGCCAACTCCAAAGTATTCCAGACCGGCGCCGATTTGCTCGACGTTCTGGTCAATCTGAAACGCTAA
- a CDS encoding transglycosylase SLT domain-containing protein, with protein MARAARAHGVPLGVLYAVGLSETGHKGFLHPYSLNIDGRSVRAGNLREAIAQFREAKSKGAKFIDIGCMQVNHHFHGEHFAGVEAMFDPARNVDYAARFLKELRAREGSWTMAIARYNAGPNNTVAQRRYICSVIGSLAASGFGAWTDRARAYCGERTSMR; from the coding sequence ATGGCGCGCGCGGCGCGCGCGCATGGCGTGCCGCTCGGCGTGCTCTACGCCGTCGGTCTCAGCGAGACCGGACACAAAGGATTTCTGCATCCCTACTCCTTGAATATCGACGGGCGGTCGGTGCGTGCCGGCAATCTGCGCGAAGCGATCGCGCAGTTCCGGGAAGCCAAGAGCAAAGGCGCCAAGTTCATCGATATTGGCTGCATGCAGGTCAACCACCACTTCCACGGCGAGCACTTTGCCGGCGTCGAGGCGATGTTCGATCCGGCGCGGAACGTCGATTACGCCGCCCGGTTCCTGAAGGAACTGCGGGCGCGCGAGGGAAGCTGGACGATGGCCATTGCCCGCTACAACGCGGGGCCGAACAACACCGTCGCGCAGCGGCGCTACATCTGCAGCGTGATCGGCAGCCTCGCCGCGAGCGGCTTCGGCGCGTGGACCGACCGCGCTCGCGCCTACTGCGGCGAGCGCACCAGCATGCGGTAG
- the flaF gene encoding flagellar biosynthesis regulator FlaF — protein MTFGYDAVIEDSGNAARARERQALTLGIDLLKQVQSGGLPPTEETEALLYMRRLWTFFVQDLASPQNGLPEKLRAELISIGLWIIKEADRIREEKSTEVTDLVLINTVIRDSLT, from the coding sequence ATGACATTCGGCTATGACGCAGTAATTGAAGATAGCGGCAACGCGGCACGGGCCCGCGAACGTCAGGCACTCACGCTCGGCATCGACCTGCTGAAGCAGGTACAGAGCGGCGGTCTGCCGCCGACGGAGGAAACCGAGGCGCTGCTCTATATGCGTCGGCTTTGGACGTTTTTCGTGCAGGATCTCGCGAGTCCGCAGAACGGCCTGCCCGAGAAGCTGCGTGCTGAACTGATCTCGATCGGCCTTTGGATCATCAAGGAGGCGGACCGTATCCGGGAGGAGAAATCCACGGAGGTGACAGACCTCGTGCTGATCAACACCGTCATCCGGGACTCGCTCACATGA
- the flgK gene encoding flagellar hook-associated protein FlgK, with the protein MSLTVALSSARSSLMATGMQTAVIARNTAGAQLEGYSRKNVLVATLPGNGVYVAGVQRAASAGLFNNVLIAASATAKQDALYNGLQKIAATTLDDPELDQSPAAQLAKLKSALQQYATSPDNATLAQAAVTTAKGVATALNDASKTVQSVRADADADMATSVTNINQLLAQFETVNTSIVKGTIAGSDISDYLDMRDNILSKLSQEIGISVATRTNNDMVIYTDSGVTMFETSARSVSYTPTNAYTPATTGNAVYIDGVPVTGANAVMPVHTGKLVGLATLRDDAAVTYQNQLDEVARGLIEAFAEVDQSGAALPDVPGLFTYAGAPAMPAAGVINVGLAAAITVNPSVDQNAGGNPSLLRDGGISGNPAYTYNTTGEAGFSDRLQALVDGLATSRPFDPSALGKPNASLVDFAGSSASWLESQRKSASDEASYNQTLLERSADALSNVNGVNMDDEMSFMLQVERTFSATSKLISTIDGMLKDLLDAVR; encoded by the coding sequence ATGTCACTGACGGTCGCTCTCAGTTCCGCGCGCTCGTCGCTCATGGCGACCGGCATGCAGACCGCCGTGATCGCGCGCAATACCGCAGGCGCGCAGCTCGAGGGGTATTCGCGCAAGAACGTCCTGGTGGCGACCTTGCCGGGAAACGGCGTCTACGTCGCCGGCGTTCAGCGCGCCGCCAGCGCCGGACTGTTCAATAACGTGCTGATCGCGGCGTCGGCCACGGCCAAGCAGGACGCGCTTTATAACGGTCTGCAAAAGATCGCGGCGACTACGCTCGACGACCCCGAGCTCGACCAGTCGCCGGCCGCGCAACTGGCCAAGTTGAAGAGCGCGCTGCAGCAATACGCGACGTCTCCCGACAACGCGACGCTGGCGCAGGCGGCTGTGACGACCGCCAAAGGCGTGGCGACGGCGCTCAACGATGCATCGAAGACGGTGCAGTCGGTCAGGGCGGATGCCGACGCCGACATGGCGACGTCGGTGACGAACATCAACCAGCTTCTGGCGCAGTTCGAGACGGTCAACACGTCGATCGTCAAGGGAACGATCGCCGGCAGCGATATTTCCGACTATCTCGACATGCGCGACAACATTCTGTCGAAGCTGTCGCAAGAGATCGGCATCTCCGTCGCCACGCGCACCAATAACGACATGGTCATTTACACCGATTCCGGTGTGACCATGTTCGAAACATCGGCGCGCTCCGTTTCCTATACGCCGACCAATGCCTACACCCCAGCGACGACCGGCAACGCCGTCTATATCGACGGCGTGCCGGTCACAGGCGCCAATGCCGTGATGCCTGTGCACACCGGCAAGCTCGTCGGCTTGGCGACTTTGCGAGACGACGCGGCGGTCACCTATCAGAACCAGCTCGACGAGGTCGCGCGCGGCTTGATCGAGGCATTCGCCGAGGTCGATCAGAGCGGCGCGGCGCTGCCCGATGTGCCGGGTCTCTTCACTTATGCCGGCGCTCCGGCGATGCCGGCTGCGGGTGTCATCAATGTCGGTTTGGCGGCGGCGATCACGGTCAATCCGTCGGTCGACCAGAATGCCGGCGGCAATCCCAGCCTGCTCAGGGATGGCGGCATCTCCGGCAACCCCGCTTACACCTACAATACGACGGGCGAGGCGGGCTTCTCGGACCGTCTGCAAGCGCTCGTCGACGGCCTCGCCACCAGCCGTCCATTCGATCCGTCGGCGCTGGGCAAGCCAAACGCGAGTCTGGTGGACTTCGCCGGCTCGTCGGCCAGCTGGCTCGAATCGCAGCGCAAGAGCGCCAGCGACGAGGCGAGCTACAACCAGACCCTGCTGGAGCGCAGCGCCGACGCGCTGTCGAACGTCAACGGCGTCAACATGGACGATGAGATGTCGTTCATGTTGCAGGTCGAGCGCACGTTCTCGGCCACGTCCAAGCTGATCTCGACCATCGACGGCATGCTCAAAGATCTTCTCGACGCGGTGAGGTGA
- the flhA gene encoding flagellar biosynthesis protein FlhA — protein MADVLTPALPSERRIGTDVFFAMGIVVMVTILVLPMPAVLIDVGLAFSIALSALILMVSLWIQRPLDFSAFPTVLLIATVLRLALNVATTRVILSHGGEGEHAAGYVVAGFSKFVMGGDFVIGLIIVAILVTVNFVVITKGATRIAEVGARFTLDAIPGKQMSIDADLAAGLIDDKEAQRRRRELEEESAFFGAMDGASKFVRGDAIAGLIITAINIFGGIVIGVTHHGLPLARAADVFTKLSVGDGLVSQIPALIVSLAAGLLVSKGGTRGSAEQTVLRQLGSYPRALSVAALMMFVLALMPGLPLLPFAFLGGVMAFVSYALPRRQAARARLEEARAIQAREQAKADSKDSIKEYLKTAEIELCVGSQLAVQMLNAHSELAHRVTKMRRRFATQYGFVIPEIKLSDDLSAGPKTYRIKIHSTIVAQNELRIGEVLVLFDGDRKPDVPGDEVVEPAFGLRAMWVPETFAEEVKREGFKTADNISVLLTHLSEVIRGNLAQLLSYKDMRTLFERLDPEYKRLIDDICPSQISYSGLQAVLKLLLAERVSIRNLHLILEAIAEIAPHVRRSEQVAEHVRMRIAQQICGDFSDNGVLKVMRLGNRWDLAFHQSLKRDSKGDIVEFDVEPRLVEQFAQDVSAAARKAAAQGEQIVLVAPPEVRSYVRMITERVLPTMPVLSHVEIARGVEIKSMGALS, from the coding sequence ATGGCCGATGTGCTGACACCAGCTCTCCCCAGCGAGCGCCGGATCGGCACCGACGTGTTCTTCGCCATGGGCATCGTCGTCATGGTGACGATCCTTGTCCTGCCGATGCCGGCTGTCTTGATCGACGTCGGCCTGGCATTCTCGATCGCGCTGTCGGCTCTCATTCTCATGGTCTCGCTGTGGATCCAGCGGCCGCTCGACTTTTCGGCGTTCCCGACCGTACTGCTGATCGCGACGGTCTTGCGTCTGGCGCTGAACGTCGCCACCACGCGCGTGATCCTGTCGCATGGCGGCGAGGGCGAGCACGCGGCGGGTTACGTGGTCGCGGGCTTCTCGAAGTTCGTCATGGGCGGCGACTTCGTGATCGGCTTGATCATCGTCGCCATCCTCGTCACCGTCAATTTCGTGGTCATCACCAAGGGTGCGACGCGCATCGCGGAGGTCGGCGCGCGCTTCACGCTCGACGCCATCCCCGGCAAGCAGATGTCGATCGACGCCGACCTGGCGGCGGGCCTGATCGACGACAAGGAAGCGCAACGGCGGCGTCGCGAGCTCGAGGAGGAAAGCGCCTTCTTCGGTGCCATGGACGGCGCCTCGAAGTTCGTGCGCGGCGATGCCATCGCCGGCCTCATCATCACGGCGATCAACATTTTCGGCGGCATCGTCATCGGCGTGACCCATCACGGGTTGCCGCTCGCCCGCGCGGCCGACGTCTTCACCAAGCTTTCGGTCGGCGACGGCCTCGTCTCCCAAATTCCGGCGCTGATCGTCTCGCTCGCCGCCGGCCTGCTCGTTTCGAAAGGCGGCACGCGCGGCTCGGCCGAGCAGACGGTGCTCCGCCAGCTCGGCAGCTATCCGCGCGCTTTGTCGGTCGCGGCGCTCATGATGTTCGTGCTGGCGCTGATGCCCGGACTGCCGCTGCTGCCGTTCGCCTTCCTCGGCGGCGTCATGGCCTTCGTAAGCTATGCCCTGCCGCGGCGCCAGGCGGCGCGGGCGCGGCTTGAAGAGGCGCGTGCCATCCAGGCGCGCGAGCAGGCCAAGGCCGACTCGAAGGATTCGATCAAGGAATACCTTAAGACCGCCGAGATCGAACTCTGCGTCGGCAGCCAGTTGGCGGTTCAGATGCTGAACGCGCATAGCGAGCTGGCGCACCGCGTCACCAAGATGCGCCGTCGCTTTGCCACGCAATACGGGTTTGTCATTCCCGAGATCAAGCTGAGCGACGACCTGTCGGCTGGCCCGAAAACCTACCGGATCAAGATCCACAGCACCATCGTCGCGCAGAACGAACTGCGCATCGGCGAGGTGCTGGTGTTGTTCGACGGCGATCGCAAGCCGGATGTGCCGGGCGACGAGGTCGTCGAGCCGGCCTTCGGCCTGCGGGCGATGTGGGTGCCGGAAACCTTCGCCGAGGAAGTCAAGCGCGAGGGCTTCAAGACCGCCGACAACATCTCCGTGTTGTTGACGCATCTGAGCGAAGTCATACGCGGCAACCTGGCGCAACTTCTGTCCTACAAGGACATGCGCACCTTGTTCGAGAGGCTGGATCCCGAGTACAAGCGCCTGATCGACGACATTTGTCCGTCGCAGATTTCATACTCCGGGCTGCAGGCCGTGCTCAAGCTGCTGCTCGCCGAGCGAGTCTCGATCCGGAACCTGCACCTCATTCTCGAGGCGATCGCGGAGATTGCGCCGCATGTGCGTCGCTCCGAACAGGTGGCGGAACATGTGCGCATGCGGATCGCGCAACAGATCTGCGGCGATTTCTCGGACAACGGCGTGTTGAAGGTGATGCGGCTGGGCAACCGCTGGGATCTCGCCTTCCACCAGAGCCTCAAGCGCGACAGCAAGGGCGACATCGTCGAATTCGACGTCGAGCCGCGCCTGGTGGAACAGTTCGCGCAGGATGTGTCGGCGGCGGCGCGCAAGGCCGCGGCGCAAGGCGAGCAGATCGTGCTCGTGGCGCCGCCGGAGGTGCGCTCCTATGTGCGCATGATCACCGAGCGGGTGCTGCCGACGATGCCCGTCCTGTCGCACGTCGAAATCGCGCGCGGTGTCGAGATCAAGTCGATGGGGGCGCTGTCTTGA
- the flbT gene encoding flagellar biosynthesis repressor FlbT, translated as MRISLRAGEQIYVNGAVLRVDRKVGLDLINDVAFLLESQVMQVGDATTPLRQLYFIVQLMLMSPHDVADSKSLYRDHRAAILLVTENADVRLGLEAVEELVEARRYYDALRKIRALFDVEHAILNGTPVLDAAQVA; from the coding sequence ATGCGCATTTCTCTCCGCGCTGGCGAGCAGATCTACGTCAACGGTGCCGTGCTGCGAGTCGATCGCAAGGTCGGGCTCGATCTGATCAACGATGTGGCGTTCCTTCTGGAAAGTCAGGTCATGCAAGTCGGCGACGCCACCACGCCGCTGCGGCAGCTCTATTTCATCGTCCAGCTCATGCTCATGAGCCCGCACGACGTCGCCGATTCCAAGTCACTCTATCGCGATCATCGCGCCGCCATCCTGCTGGTGACGGAAAATGCCGACGTGCGGCTGGGGCTGGAAGCGGTCGAGGAACTCGTCGAGGCGAGGCGTTACTACGACGCTTTGCGCAAGATTCGCGCGCTGTTCGATGTCGAACATGCGATTCTGAACGGCACGCCGGTGCTCGACGCCGCGCAGGTGGCCTGA
- a CDS encoding rod-binding protein, with product MTVAPVPDLILDVMAAADPAARSAATSKLERLTPASGDFGATMAESARSAAADTAAASTGTMGSLLPGGTGHATFVKKDTSDNAVYRKFEAFVLQMFVETMLPQNANDVFGKGTAGTVWRSMLAEQLSNEMAKGNGIGIAKQLAKSRAAAGGGQSES from the coding sequence ATGACGGTAGCGCCGGTTCCGGATCTTATCCTTGACGTGATGGCGGCCGCCGATCCGGCCGCGCGCAGTGCGGCGACCAGCAAGCTCGAGCGTCTGACGCCGGCAAGCGGCGACTTCGGTGCGACGATGGCCGAGTCGGCCCGGTCCGCTGCGGCCGACACGGCCGCGGCCAGCACCGGCACGATGGGCAGCCTGCTGCCGGGCGGCACCGGGCATGCGACCTTCGTGAAGAAGGACACCAGCGACAACGCCGTCTACCGCAAGTTCGAAGCCTTCGTCCTGCAGATGTTTGTCGAAACAATGCTGCCGCAGAACGCCAACGATGTCTTCGGCAAGGGCACGGCCGGCACGGTCTGGCGCTCGATGCTGGCTGAACAGCTCAGCAATGAAATGGCCAAGGGCAACGGCATCGGCATAGCGAAGCAACTCGCCAAGTCGCGTGCCGCGGCCGGCGGCGGACAAAGCGAAAGCTGA
- a CDS encoding response regulator transcription factor: protein MFVVIDDRESVTHGYAAGFGREGVASIGFTSKDFRDWLEGAVGNDLSAINAFLLGDCPDRTTLPRSIRHRCRAPIIALNNLKLLKHTIELFEAGVDDVVHAPIHVREILVRTAVIRRRTIGASAQEPTNVIRVFLDGRDPEVAGRTMTLPRRELRILEHLVSHQGKWLTKTQLFNAIYGLFDASFDENVIESHVSKLRKKLRGHLGYDPIESKRYMGYRLDDLPTKSSAESGPSRHN from the coding sequence ATGTTCGTTGTCATTGATGATCGGGAGAGCGTCACGCACGGCTATGCGGCCGGCTTCGGGCGCGAGGGTGTGGCATCAATCGGCTTTACTTCGAAGGACTTCCGCGACTGGCTGGAAGGCGCTGTCGGCAATGATTTGAGCGCGATCAACGCGTTTCTATTGGGCGATTGCCCGGATCGCACGACCTTGCCGCGCAGCATCCGTCATCGCTGCCGCGCTCCCATTATCGCGCTGAACAATCTGAAGCTACTCAAGCACACGATCGAGCTGTTCGAGGCCGGCGTCGACGACGTCGTGCATGCGCCAATTCACGTCCGCGAAATTCTGGTTCGGACCGCCGTCATTCGTCGCCGAACGATCGGCGCCTCCGCTCAGGAGCCGACCAACGTGATCCGCGTATTCCTCGACGGGCGCGATCCCGAGGTCGCCGGCCGGACCATGACGCTGCCCCGCCGCGAACTGCGGATTCTGGAGCACCTCGTCAGCCACCAGGGTAAGTGGCTCACGAAGACCCAGCTCTTCAATGCGATCTACGGGCTGTTCGACGCAAGCTTCGACGAGAACGTCATCGAAAGCCATGTGAGCAAGCTACGCAAGAAACTGCGTGGGCATCTCGGCTACGATCCGATCGAGTCGAAGCGCTACATGGGCTATCGGCTCGACGACCTGCCGACGAAGTCTAGCGCCGAATCTGGTCCTTCGAGACATAATTGA
- the fliQ gene encoding flagellar biosynthesis protein FliQ has translation MNERDALDILQQAIWTIIIAAGPAVGSAMLVGIIIALLQALTQVQEMTLTFIPKIVVMLIVVAVSGTFIGAHIYAFTEVVYSRVEHGF, from the coding sequence ATGAACGAGCGCGACGCCCTCGACATCCTTCAGCAGGCGATCTGGACGATCATCATCGCCGCAGGTCCGGCTGTCGGCTCGGCCATGCTGGTCGGCATCATTATTGCGCTCCTGCAGGCGCTAACCCAAGTGCAGGAGATGACGCTGACGTTTATCCCCAAGATCGTCGTCATGCTGATCGTCGTGGCCGTGTCCGGCACGTTCATCGGCGCGCACATCTACGCCTTCACCGAAGTCGTCTACTCCCGGGTCGAGCACGGCTTCTGA
- the flgD gene encoding flagellar hook assembly protein FlgD, translated as MEVGGVQTTNSKTNQGTDTSSASSTIDYNAFLQLLIAQMKNQDPTSPTDMSQYMSQFAQLSQVEQSIQTNTKLDSLLSSNALLQADGLIGHTATFTTSDGVETTGKITSVNIIQGGAVATLEDGSKVLLGPGITIS; from the coding sequence ATGGAAGTCGGCGGCGTACAGACGACAAATTCGAAGACGAATCAGGGCACGGACACGAGCTCCGCATCGTCGACGATCGACTACAATGCCTTCCTGCAACTTCTCATCGCTCAGATGAAGAACCAGGATCCGACCAGCCCGACGGACATGTCGCAGTACATGAGCCAGTTCGCGCAATTGTCACAGGTCGAGCAGTCCATCCAGACCAACACGAAGCTCGATTCTCTCCTGTCGTCCAACGCGTTGCTGCAGGCCGACGGCCTGATCGGCCACACCGCGACGTTCACGACCTCCGATGGCGTCGAGACCACCGGCAAGATCACGTCGGTGAACATCATCCAGGGCGGCGCGGTCGCGACCTTGGAGGACGGGTCCAAGGTGCTGCTGGGACCGGGCATCACCATCAGCTAG
- a CDS encoding flagellar hook-associated family protein, whose amino-acid sequence MSATFISTNSISTTLRISAMKSQASLSRATEEATNGRLADVGLSLGALTGRNLTLRAQLVDIDKLVDTNALVSGRLDVTQERVSELIGIAQSFQKDLLAARNSADGGNVIATSSKSNLESLLSTLNITMDGQYLFGGINTAVPPMGDYAPGSTSKTAIDAAFFATFGFSQTSPAVSGISPAAMQNFLDTTFAAEFDDPAWGTNWSTASDQVMRSRISTTQTVDSSVSANDTAFRKLAMAYTMLSDLGTQNLSEGAFQTLVDTATVTIGAAINDLANVGARLGSVQEQTTNATSRLKVQSDVITKQVTAMEEVDPTEASVRVTSLQNQLEMSLALSARISQLSILNFL is encoded by the coding sequence ATGAGTGCAACTTTCATTTCCACCAATTCCATATCGACGACTTTGCGCATCTCCGCCATGAAGAGCCAGGCGTCGCTTTCGCGGGCGACCGAGGAGGCGACCAACGGCCGCCTCGCCGACGTCGGCCTCAGTCTCGGCGCGCTCACCGGCCGTAATTTGACCCTGCGGGCGCAACTGGTCGACATCGACAAGCTGGTGGATACGAACGCGCTGGTCTCGGGCCGTCTCGATGTGACGCAGGAACGTGTGTCGGAGCTGATCGGTATTGCCCAGTCCTTCCAAAAGGACCTGCTCGCGGCGCGCAACTCGGCCGATGGCGGCAATGTCATCGCGACATCGTCGAAATCGAACCTGGAGAGCCTGCTCTCCACGTTGAACATCACGATGGACGGTCAGTACCTGTTCGGCGGCATCAATACCGCGGTTCCCCCGATGGGCGACTATGCGCCCGGCTCGACCAGCAAGACGGCGATCGATGCCGCGTTCTTCGCGACTTTTGGCTTCTCGCAGACCTCGCCCGCGGTCTCGGGCATCAGCCCTGCGGCGATGCAGAACTTCCTCGATACAACCTTCGCCGCGGAGTTCGACGATCCGGCCTGGGGCACGAACTGGTCGACAGCATCCGATCAGGTCATGCGCAGCCGCATCTCGACGACCCAGACGGTCGACTCGTCGGTCAGTGCCAATGACACGGCCTTTCGCAAGCTGGCGATGGCCTACACCATGCTGAGCGATCTTGGAACGCAGAACCTGAGCGAGGGCGCGTTCCAGACGCTCGTGGATACGGCCACGGTCACGATCGGCGCGGCGATCAACGATCTTGCCAATGTCGGCGCGCGATTGGGCTCCGTTCAAGAGCAGACCACCAACGCCACCAGCCGGCTCAAAGTGCAGTCCGACGTCATCACCAAGCAGGTGACGGCGATGGAGGAGGTCGACCCGACCGAAGCGTCGGTGCGGGTGACCAGTCTGCAAAATCAGCTGGAAATGTCCCTGGCGCTGTCCGCGCGGATCTCGCAGCTCAGCATCCTCAACTTTCTCTGA